One stretch of Theropithecus gelada isolate Dixy chromosome 12, Tgel_1.0, whole genome shotgun sequence DNA includes these proteins:
- the GPR148 gene encoding probable G-protein coupled receptor 148 — translation MRDELAPCPAGTTAWPAVIQLISKTPCMPQAASNTSLGLGDLRMPSSMLYWLFLPSSLLAAATLAVSPLLLVTILRNQRLRQEPHYLLLANILLSDLAYVLLHMLISSSSLGGWELGRMACGILTDAVFAACTSTILSFTAAVLHTYLAVIHPLRYFSFMPHGAAWKAVALIWLVAFCFPTFLLWLSKWQDAQLEEEGASCILPLSMGTQQGCGLLAIVTYTSILCVLFLCMALIAYCFWRIYAEAKTSGIWGQGYSWARGTLLIHSVLITLYVSTGVVFSLDMVLTRYHHIDSGTHRWLLAANSEVLMMLPRAMLPYLYMLRYRQLLGTVWGHLPSRRHQAVFTVS, via the coding sequence ATGAGGGATGAGCTGGCGCCTTGCCCCGCAGGCACTACAGCTTGGCCAGCCGTGATCCAGCTCATTAGCAAGACACCCTGCATGCCCCAAGCAGCCAGCAACACCTCCTTGGGCCTGGGGGACCTCAGGATGCCCAGCTCCATGCTGTACTGGCTTTTCCTTCCCTCGAGCCTGCTGGCTGCAGCCACACTGGCTGTGAGCCCCCTGCTGCTGGTGACCATCCTGCGGAACCAACGGCTGCGACAGGAGCCCCACTACCTGCTCCTGGCCAACATCCTGCTCTCAGACCTGGCCTACGTTCTCCTCCACATGCTTATctcctccagcagcctgggtggcTGGGAGCTGGGCCGCATGGCCTGTGGCATTCTCACTGATGCTGTCTTCGCCGCCTGCACCAGCACCATCCTGTCCTTCACAGCTGCTGTGCTGCACACCTACCTGGCAGTCATCCATCCACTGCGCTACTTCTCCTTCATGCCCCATGGGGCTGCCTGGAAGGCAGTGGCCCTCATCTGGCTGGTGGCCTTCTGCTTCCCCACATTCCTTCTTTGGCTCAGCAAGTGGCAGGATGCCCagctggaggaggaaggagcTTCATGCATCCTACCACTGAGCATGGGCACCCAGCAGGGATGCGGCCTCCTGGCCATTGTTACCTACACCTCCATTCTGTGCGTTCTGTTCCTCTGCATGGCTCTCATTGCCTACTGCTTCTGGAGGATCTATGCAGAGGCCAAGACTTCAGGCATCTGGGGGCAGGGCTATTCCTGGGCCAGGGGCACCCTGCTGATCCACTCAGTGCTGATCACATTGTATGTGAGCACAGGGGTGGTGTTCTCCCTGGACATGGTGCTAACCAGGTACCACCACATTGACTCTGGGACTCACAGATGGCTCCTGGCAGCTAACAGTGAGGTACTCATGATGCTTCCCCGTGCCATGCTCCCATACCTGTACATGCTCCGCTACCGGCAGCTATTGGGCACGGTCTGGGGCCACCTCCCATCCAGGAGGCACCAGGCCGTCTTTACCGTTTCCTAG